Proteins encoded in a region of the Marinococcus sp. PL1-022 genome:
- a CDS encoding ISL3 family transposase → MHMYSNITIPGLQGVRVLHTDEREGMVHLQVAVPRKRSRCPACGTWTRRVHDYRWQRVQHTAWFERPTVLHYRRRRYACPCGKRFAEANPLVDRYQRHSREWNQALGLRLVTGKNFTDTARQFSTSVTTALRRFDELASRTLPHVEQLPRVIAVDEYKGDTSAGKYQLLVADGATGRPVDILPDRKKETLKQYLQQKGGQVEVVVMDMSAPFHQAARRALNRPIIVADRFHVHRHVYWALERVRRRVQHTLSSYHRKRCKRLKHVFTKKAEDLTAQQVKIRDYYLAESEELRTAYELKEAFRAWFERSKRRMTTGQAGAIRDDLYAFYRQVEASGCPDMAQAAATVRRWQTEILNSFTFDYHNGTVEGLNNQTKVIKRNAFGFQRYDRLRAKVLLHHQYKWSLAG, encoded by the coding sequence GTGCATATGTATAGTAACATAACGATCCCCGGCCTCCAAGGGGTAAGGGTCCTCCACACCGACGAACGGGAAGGAATGGTGCACCTTCAGGTGGCGGTGCCCCGGAAACGGTCCCGGTGCCCAGCCTGTGGCACGTGGACCCGGCGGGTCCACGATTACCGGTGGCAGCGGGTGCAGCATACGGCCTGGTTTGAACGGCCAACCGTGCTTCATTATCGTCGGCGGCGGTACGCCTGCCCCTGCGGGAAGCGATTTGCTGAAGCTAATCCACTGGTCGATCGGTATCAGCGGCACAGCCGGGAATGGAATCAGGCCCTCGGCCTCCGGCTGGTCACCGGCAAGAATTTCACCGATACAGCCCGCCAGTTTTCCACGTCAGTCACGACGGCGCTGCGCCGGTTTGACGAGTTGGCTTCCCGGACGCTCCCGCACGTGGAGCAGCTGCCACGGGTGATTGCCGTCGACGAGTACAAAGGCGACACGAGCGCCGGCAAGTATCAGCTGTTGGTGGCGGACGGGGCTACCGGACGTCCGGTCGACATTTTGCCGGACCGGAAGAAAGAGACACTGAAGCAGTACCTGCAGCAGAAAGGCGGCCAGGTGGAGGTGGTCGTGATGGATATGAGTGCGCCCTTTCACCAGGCGGCCCGGCGGGCCCTGAACCGTCCGATCATCGTGGCGGACCGGTTTCACGTGCACCGGCACGTGTACTGGGCTCTCGAACGGGTCCGGCGCCGCGTGCAGCACACCCTGTCGTCCTACCACCGCAAGCGGTGCAAACGGCTGAAGCACGTGTTTACCAAAAAAGCCGAAGACCTCACCGCCCAACAGGTGAAGATCCGGGACTATTACCTGGCCGAGTCGGAAGAGCTCCGGACGGCATATGAACTCAAAGAAGCCTTTCGGGCCTGGTTTGAGCGGAGCAAGCGCCGGATGACAACCGGCCAGGCCGGCGCGATCCGGGATGATCTGTACGCCTTCTACCGGCAGGTGGAAGCGAGCGGGTGCCCGGACATGGCCCAGGCTGCCGCCACCGTCCGGCGCTGGCAGACCGAAATCCTGAACAGTTTTACGTTCGATTATCACAATGGCACCGTGGAAGGACTGAACAACCAGACCAAGGTGATCAAACGGAACGCCTTCGGGTTCCAGCGGTACGACCGCCTGCGGGCCAAAGTGTTATTGCATCATCAATATAAATGGTCGCTCGCCGGATAA
- a CDS encoding DUF2254 domain-containing protein has product MKNAIRRMLPKKIRQMMSMSYRQQWYEIRSSLWVLPAIYIMLAAVLSVVAYWAEFGLQPAFNSLPVFSTEYSLAQTMYSTMLSGVLTLNAFTFNSILVVLTSFSGQFTPRVLFNFIADRKTQHSIGIFNLCFFFLLFVFFFLDSSMSEYVIFPISGVVMTSISVINFILFINHATRWMQVSSITNSMKEESQLRILNTLVYDLEPYRPQDPNRVFREKTHGEAHVVASERTGFLQVVDFGKLIREAKKDGIVIQMERRVGDFVMEGITLFKYWKTDSSADMAINEQKFRQFLYLGHSKTEVQDLEFGIRKLTEIAIKSIGNDEPMTAQDAIYQLTDLLFSISKVTKFTPYLTDEDETLRLIMQNEEFSFYVYSAFSHIASYSENDPVVTNSLLEALVILSKALNTKDKNCCWHYGKVIARGFTGQFKYDYDQLKFVNNIEALSENSEDKDSFQSFVRDFIDRGVIQEKHIPERQYKG; this is encoded by the coding sequence TTGAAAAATGCTATTCGACGCATGCTGCCGAAAAAAATCCGGCAGATGATGAGCATGTCTTACCGCCAGCAGTGGTATGAAATACGCTCGAGTTTGTGGGTGCTTCCGGCTATCTACATCATGCTCGCGGCCGTACTTTCCGTTGTGGCCTACTGGGCAGAGTTTGGCCTTCAGCCGGCGTTCAACTCGCTGCCGGTATTTTCAACGGAATACAGCCTGGCGCAGACGATGTACAGCACGATGCTCTCCGGCGTACTCACCTTGAACGCTTTTACATTTAACTCGATTCTTGTCGTGCTGACGAGCTTCTCGGGTCAGTTTACCCCGAGAGTGCTTTTTAACTTTATTGCTGACCGAAAAACCCAGCACTCGATCGGGATCTTTAATTTATGTTTCTTTTTCCTATTGTTTGTGTTTTTCTTTCTTGATTCAAGCATGAGTGAATACGTAATTTTTCCTATCTCCGGTGTGGTTATGACTTCTATTTCTGTCATTAATTTTATTTTGTTTATCAACCACGCAACGAGATGGATGCAGGTATCAAGTATTACGAACTCCATGAAAGAAGAATCGCAGCTGCGTATTTTAAATACGCTCGTGTACGATCTCGAGCCGTACCGCCCGCAGGATCCCAACCGGGTCTTCCGGGAAAAAACACACGGCGAAGCCCACGTAGTGGCCAGTGAACGGACCGGCTTCCTGCAGGTGGTGGATTTCGGTAAGCTGATACGCGAAGCCAAAAAAGATGGAATCGTTATTCAGATGGAGCGTCGCGTTGGCGATTTCGTGATGGAAGGAATTACGTTATTTAAATACTGGAAAACGGATAGCAGCGCGGACATGGCGATCAATGAACAGAAATTCCGCCAGTTTTTGTATTTGGGACACAGCAAAACGGAAGTGCAGGATCTGGAATTCGGCATCCGGAAATTAACCGAAATTGCGATCAAGTCGATCGGAAACGATGAGCCGATGACCGCCCAGGATGCTATTTACCAGTTAACGGACCTGCTGTTTTCGATTTCCAAGGTGACAAAATTCACTCCGTATTTAACGGATGAAGACGAAACGCTGCGCCTGATTATGCAGAATGAGGAATTCTCCTTTTATGTATACTCCGCCTTCAGCCATATTGCCTCATATTCTGAAAATGACCCTGTTGTTACCAACAGTCTGCTTGAGGCACTGGTCATTTTATCAAAAGCTTTAAACACAAAGGATAAAAACTGCTGCTGGCATTACGGGAAAGTTATTGCCCGCGGGTTTACCGGCCAGTTTAAATATGATTATGACCAGCTGAAATTCGTGAACAATATTGAAGCTCTTTCGGAGAACTCGGAGGACAAGGATTCGTTTCAAAGCTTTGTCCGCGATTTCATTGATCGTGGCGTTATTCAGGAAAAGCATATTCCGGAGCGTCAGTATAAAGGTTAA
- a CDS encoding sodium-dependent transporter translates to MSQPREQWGTRLGFVLAAAGSAIGLGAVWRLPYVAGTSGGGAFFLIFVVFTLILGTALLIAEFVVGRRTQKPPVPAYKTIAPNTPWFFNGIMGMICAILILSFYSVVGGWIIIYFVRSLGGLASEGTDYGALFGSIISNPWEVGIAHLAFMLITILVVQGGVRKGIERTTNWMMPALFILFIVIVIRSLTLEGAGEGIAFFLQPDFSAVTGTTILFALGQAFFSLSLGNSVMATYSSYLPKEKSLINSAFSIVVLTIIISLLSGLAIFPGVFAFDIPPDAGPNLIFIVLPAVFEQLALGSLFFTLFMLLLVFATLTSAFSLLEIIVSSVSYKRPDSRGRTAWVVGILIFILGIPSNLSYGLLSDWLIFGNTFFDSIDILTSNFLLPLGALIVSLFLPLKIKKADLRDEVMRGSVMGNGVFLLWFTIIRYIAPVAIIIVFINSLIGLFTGS, encoded by the coding sequence ATGAGCCAACCACGTGAACAGTGGGGGACGAGGCTTGGGTTCGTATTAGCAGCAGCCGGATCTGCCATTGGTCTGGGCGCTGTCTGGCGTCTGCCGTATGTCGCAGGAACCAGCGGCGGCGGGGCTTTTTTTCTGATCTTTGTTGTTTTTACGCTTATTCTCGGAACCGCTTTATTAATAGCAGAATTTGTAGTGGGGCGCCGCACCCAGAAGCCGCCGGTCCCGGCCTATAAAACTATTGCGCCGAATACTCCCTGGTTTTTCAACGGTATCATGGGCATGATTTGTGCTATTTTAATTTTATCTTTTTATTCCGTTGTCGGAGGATGGATTATTATTTACTTCGTCCGGAGCCTTGGAGGTCTTGCAAGTGAAGGGACGGATTACGGAGCTCTGTTTGGCTCGATTATTTCCAATCCGTGGGAAGTAGGTATCGCCCATCTTGCCTTTATGCTGATTACGATTCTTGTCGTGCAGGGCGGTGTGCGCAAAGGCATCGAACGGACGACCAACTGGATGATGCCTGCCCTGTTTATTCTATTTATTGTAATTGTCATCCGTTCGCTTACCCTTGAAGGAGCAGGCGAGGGAATTGCTTTCTTTTTGCAGCCGGACTTCAGTGCAGTCACAGGCACCACGATTCTATTCGCGCTCGGCCAGGCGTTTTTCTCGCTCAGCCTCGGCAACTCTGTAATGGCTACATACAGCTCATACCTTCCGAAGGAAAAAAGCTTGATCAACTCAGCGTTTTCTATCGTCGTATTAACGATTATTATTTCGCTGCTTTCCGGACTTGCCATTTTCCCGGGAGTGTTCGCTTTTGATATTCCGCCAGACGCCGGCCCGAATCTGATTTTCATTGTACTGCCGGCAGTATTTGAGCAGCTTGCACTTGGTTCGCTGTTCTTTACGCTGTTTATGCTCCTGCTTGTGTTTGCCACGTTAACCTCGGCATTCTCACTGCTCGAGATTATCGTTTCCTCAGTGTCCTACAAACGCCCGGACAGCCGTGGACGTACTGCCTGGGTCGTCGGTATTCTGATTTTCATCCTCGGCATTCCGTCGAACCTGTCGTACGGGCTGCTCTCTGACTGGCTTATTTTTGGCAACACCTTCTTTGATTCCATTGATATTCTGACAAGTAACTTCCTGCTTCCTCTCGGAGCACTAATCGTATCTCTGTTTCTTCCATTAAAAATTAAGAAAGCAGACCTGCGTGATGAAGTAATGAGGGGATCCGTGATGGGAAATGGGGTATTTCTCCTATGGTTTACCATCATTCGCTACATCGCTCCGGTAGCAATTATCATCGTATTCATTAACTCCCTTATCGGTTTATTCACAGGATCCTAA
- the yugI gene encoding S1 domain-containing post-transcriptional regulator GSP13 encodes MSVQQYEVGAIVEGKVTGIKPFGAFVALDGNKQGLVHISEIAHGYVKDINEALSVGDEVKVKIKSVDQESGKISLSIRDTLPAPEKSESRPQSQAPRQSKSSGRPAQQSNNDTQGFNTLEDKLKDWLKQSNEIQADLNKRVRK; translated from the coding sequence ATGTCAGTACAGCAATATGAAGTAGGCGCAATCGTCGAGGGGAAAGTAACGGGGATTAAACCATTCGGCGCGTTCGTTGCGCTCGACGGAAATAAACAAGGATTGGTTCACATTTCTGAAATTGCCCACGGCTACGTGAAGGATATTAACGAAGCACTGTCAGTAGGCGATGAAGTTAAAGTGAAAATCAAATCCGTCGATCAGGAATCAGGAAAGATTTCTCTTTCTATCCGGGATACTCTTCCGGCACCGGAAAAAAGCGAAAGCCGTCCGCAGAGCCAGGCACCGCGTCAAAGCAAAAGCAGCGGCCGTCCAGCCCAGCAGAGCAATAACGACACCCAGGGATTTAATACTCTTGAAGATAAATTAAAAGACTGGCTGAAGCAATCCAATGAAATTCAGGCAGATCTGAATAAGCGGGTACGGAAATAA